A stretch of bacterium DNA encodes these proteins:
- the fliG gene encoding flagellar motor switch protein FliG: protein MSPPRSSTGRRLTAPQKAAVLMITVGSEASAAIYKNLQEDEIEEITRELVSLRNVESSTVHEVVEEFYTMMKAQDFIAVGGVTYAEEVLEKSLGHDRAVEILRRIERMMKVRGFNILKNVDAHQLLAFIQKEHPQTIAFVLTQLSPSQSSAILSDLPPELQADVIYRFANMERVAPETIASVEAVLESRIDFSQGASKLGGVKAAAEVLNMIGQSAERSILSKINEQAPELATAIKNLMFVFEDIVNLDDRSIQRVLKEVDNKELALALKHVSPDVKKRVTSNLSQRASQMIQEEIEYMGPVRLKDVEEAQQRVVDIIRNLEEAGQVVIIGGTKAEEMVE from the coding sequence ATGAGTCCTCCGAGAAGTTCAACCGGTAGAAGACTAACGGCCCCACAGAAGGCCGCCGTCCTGATGATCACGGTAGGGTCCGAGGCGTCGGCGGCCATCTATAAAAATCTCCAGGAAGATGAGATCGAGGAGATTACCCGTGAACTCGTGAGCCTACGCAACGTGGAGTCCAGCACCGTTCACGAGGTGGTGGAAGAGTTCTATACCATGATGAAGGCTCAGGACTTCATCGCGGTGGGAGGCGTAACCTACGCCGAAGAAGTGCTTGAGAAATCTCTGGGACACGATCGGGCCGTTGAGATTTTGCGCCGTATTGAGCGCATGATGAAGGTTCGTGGTTTCAACATTCTTAAGAACGTGGACGCTCATCAACTGCTTGCCTTCATCCAGAAGGAGCATCCGCAGACGATCGCATTCGTTCTTACGCAACTCAGCCCGTCGCAGAGCTCGGCCATTCTTTCAGACTTGCCGCCCGAGCTGCAAGCCGACGTCATCTACCGATTCGCCAACATGGAGCGCGTCGCACCCGAGACGATTGCCTCGGTTGAGGCGGTACTGGAATCTCGGATTGACTTCTCGCAGGGTGCGAGCAAATTAGGCGGCGTGAAGGCGGCCGCCGAGGTCCTGAACATGATCGGCCAATCCGCCGAGCGCTCCATTCTTTCGAAAATCAACGAGCAAGCGCCGGAATTGGCGACGGCCATCAAGAATTTGATGTTCGTGTTTGAAGACATCGTCAATCTGGATGATCGCTCCATTCAGCGCGTGCTGAAAGAAGTTGACAACAAGGAACTGGCTCTCGCGCTCAAGCACGTGAGTCCCGACGTGAAGAAACGCGTGACGTCGAATCTTTCGCAGCGGGCTTCGCAGATGATTCAGGAGGAGATCGAGTACATGGGCCCGGTCCGATTAAAGGACGTCGAGGAAGCGCAGCAGCGTGTCGTGGACATCATCCGCAACCTCGAAGAGGCCGGACAAGTGGTGATCATCGGCGGCACCAAGGCCGAAGAGATGGTGGAGTAA
- a CDS encoding FliI/YscN family ATPase, whose translation MSAASVMERSRDVLRAASPYRALGRVQRVRGLIIESLGPRATIGELCRIGARDEQRLAEVVGFNGSTTLLMALEDIGGLYPGSEVEALRRPLTIGLSRHLLGRAVNALGIPMDGGPAIPVSERRSLQAHAPHPLRRRRVTRPLSVGIRSIDGLLTLGEGQRVGIFAGSGIGKSVLLGMMAQFTEADVVVIGLIGERGREVRDFIEKYLGEEGLRKSVLVIETSDRWPLLRIKGAMTTTTIAEYFRDQGLKVLLLMDSVTRVCHAFREVGLSLGEPPATRGYPPSVFAALPKLLERSGNADNGSITALYTVLVEGDDHTEPVADIVRSILDGHIVLSRKLAERNHYPAVDVLTSVSRVMPDVTTKEHSTGAGAVKEIMAAYNEADDLISVGAYAKGTRPLVDRAIAKMPAINAFLRQQLYESSDFRQAVVGVGELAKTE comes from the coding sequence ATGAGCGCCGCGTCGGTGATGGAACGGTCGCGTGACGTTCTCCGTGCGGCGTCTCCCTACCGAGCCTTGGGCCGCGTACAAAGGGTGCGGGGATTGATCATCGAATCGCTGGGTCCGCGCGCGACGATCGGCGAACTGTGCCGCATCGGCGCGCGAGATGAGCAGCGACTGGCCGAGGTCGTCGGATTCAACGGAAGCACGACGCTCCTGATGGCGTTGGAGGATATCGGGGGGCTTTATCCCGGTTCGGAAGTGGAGGCGCTGAGACGCCCGCTCACCATCGGTCTTTCGCGACACCTGCTTGGACGAGCAGTCAATGCGCTCGGGATTCCGATGGACGGCGGCCCGGCGATTCCCGTCAGTGAACGACGATCATTACAGGCGCACGCTCCCCATCCGCTTCGTCGTCGCCGTGTCACGCGGCCGCTATCGGTGGGAATCCGCTCCATTGACGGGCTCTTGACGCTGGGGGAAGGTCAGCGAGTCGGAATTTTCGCCGGAAGCGGAATCGGGAAGAGCGTTCTGCTCGGAATGATGGCGCAATTCACGGAGGCCGACGTGGTGGTGATCGGTCTGATCGGAGAGCGCGGACGCGAAGTCCGGGATTTTATCGAGAAGTATCTCGGGGAAGAAGGATTGCGAAAGTCGGTGCTGGTAATTGAGACGTCGGACCGCTGGCCGCTGCTTCGTATCAAGGGCGCCATGACCACCACCACCATCGCGGAGTATTTTCGGGATCAAGGACTCAAGGTGTTGTTGCTGATGGACAGTGTCACACGCGTATGTCACGCCTTTCGTGAGGTCGGTTTGTCCCTGGGCGAGCCGCCGGCGACGCGCGGTTATCCGCCGTCGGTGTTCGCCGCGCTGCCAAAACTCTTGGAACGATCCGGAAACGCCGACAACGGCAGCATCACCGCGCTCTACACCGTATTGGTCGAAGGGGATGACCACACCGAGCCGGTAGCCGACATCGTCCGCAGCATCCTAGACGGTCATATCGTACTGTCGCGCAAGCTTGCCGAACGCAATCACTACCCGGCGGTAGACGTGCTCACCAGCGTCAGCCGGGTGATGCCCGATGTGACCACCAAGGAGCATTCTACCGGTGCGGGCGCGGTCAAAGAGATCATGGCAGCCTACAACGAGGCGGACGATTTGATCAGCGTCGGGGCGTACGCCAAGGGCACTCGACCGTTGGTGGATCGGGCCATCGCAAAGATGCCGGCCATCAACGCCTTCTTGCGGCAACAACTCTATGAATCATCGGATTTCCGGCAGGCCGTGGTAGGGGTGGGCGAACTTGCGAAGACCGAATGA
- the fliJ gene encoding flagellar export protein FliJ — MKTFHFRLQRIRDLRHAREKDRLTELGREQKQLAYEEQRLDIFRGEAGSQLNEMKAERGQPFKVWRQTVSLRYMHRVDRVIEYQSARVVEQTHAVEKARDKYLDARRDTSILDRLREKKFGEWKRDELREEGKLLDEIGSRKRDGDQP; from the coding sequence ATGAAGACGTTTCACTTCCGGCTTCAGCGGATTCGCGATCTAAGACACGCGCGCGAGAAAGACCGGCTGACCGAGCTGGGTCGCGAGCAGAAACAACTGGCGTATGAAGAACAACGATTGGACATCTTTCGCGGAGAGGCCGGTTCGCAGTTGAATGAAATGAAGGCGGAGCGCGGCCAGCCGTTCAAGGTCTGGCGGCAGACGGTCAGCCTTCGATACATGCACCGCGTGGATCGGGTCATCGAGTACCAATCCGCGCGAGTGGTTGAGCAGACGCACGCGGTGGAAAAGGCGCGTGACAAGTATCTGGATGCAAGACGCGACACTTCCATTCTGGATCGTTTGCGCGAGAAGAAGTTTGGTGAGTGGAAACGAGATGAATTGCGTGAAGAGGGAAAACTCCTGGACGAGATCGGATCCCGTAAGCGAGACGGAGATCAGCCATGA